GAGTTGAAAATATGGGATTTGGAGATTTTTTAAGCAATAGAATGAAAAAATCTATTGAAAAAAATTTAAAAAAAACAACTTTAAATGAAGAAAATATAAAAGAAGTTCTTAGAGAAATTAGATTAGCATTACTTGAGGCAGACGTAAACATTGAAGTGGTTAAAAAATTTATTAAGAATATTGAAACAAAAGCTTTAGGTAAATTTATTGAACAGGGTGTTAGAGCAGACCAACAAATGGTTAAATTAGTTCATGAAGAATTAGTTGAAATTCTAGGAAAAACTAATAAGCCATTAGAAATTAATAAGAAACATTCAATAATAATGATGGTTGGATTACAGGGTGCTGGAAAAACTACAACAGTAGGAAAATTATCTAATTTAATTTCAAAAAAACATAAGAAAAAAACATTAATGGTAGGATTAGATATTTATAGACCAGGTGCTATTGATCAATTACTTGAATTAGGAGAAAAAAATAATTTAGATGTTTTTGAAAAAGGAAAACAAGATCCTGTGAAAACAGCTAAACAGGCAATTGATTTTGCATCAGAGAATGGTTATGAAGTAATAATTTTAGATACTGCTGGAAGATTACAAATTGACAAAGAACTGATGAAAGAATTAAATAATATAAGAAAAATCTGTTCACCACAAGAAATTATATTAACTGTTGATGGTATGACAGGACAAGATATAATTAATGTTTCACAAGAATTTAATAAATTATTAAAATTATCAGGTGTAATTGTTACAAAATTAGATGGAGATGCTCGTGGGGGAGCAACACTTTCAATTACTGACATCACTAATTTACCAATTAAATTTATTGGTGAGGGTGAGGGAATTAATGCACTTGCTGAATTTCATCCAAAAAGAATGGCAGATAGAATTCTTGGGATGGGAGATGTTGAAACATTATTTGAAAAAGCAGCTGATGTTGTTGATCAAAGAACAATGGAAAAAACCATGAAACGAATGTTTGCAGGTCAATTTGATCTTGAGGATTTAAGAAATCAACTTGAACAAGTTGCTAAAATGGGAAATCTTGGTGGAATTATGAAAATGATGCCTGGAATGAATGGTAAAATTTCAGAACAACAAATTAATCAAGCACAGGATAGATTAAGAGTCGCTACAATTTTAATGAGTTCAATGACTATAAAAGAAAGAAGAGATCCTAGATTATTAAAGGCAATTACAAGAAAACAAAGAATAATAAAAGGTTCAGGAAGAACAGAAAAAGAATATAATGAATTAATTAATCAATTTGATAAAGGTAAAAAACAAGTTTTGGAAATGGCAAAAACTTTAAAGTCAGGAAGAATGCCAAATTTAGGTGGATTTGGAAAATTTTAAACTAGATTTAATCTAGTTTTTTTATTTTTTAATAAGAATATAATAATAGTAAGGAGAAAAATTATGAAAAAATTAGTTGTTATTACTGGAGCTTCAAGTGGGATTGGAATGCAATTGGCAAAAAAATTTGCAAAAGAAGGACATCCAATATTGCTTTTAGCAAGAAGAAAAGAAAAATTATTAGAACTAGAAATTTCAAATGCGATTTGTGAATCTGTTGATGTAAAAAATTTTAATGATTTTAAAAATGCCATTGATAGAGCAGAAAAAAAATATGGAGATGTAGATTTATTAATTAATAATGCAGGAATTATGCCATTGGATAAAATTTATTCATTAGCCATAGAAACTCAGCATGAAATGGTAGATATTAATGTAAAAGGTGTTTTGAATGGAATTAATATAGTAATAAAAAAAATGAAAGAAAAGAAAACTGGAACAATAATTAATGTAAGTTCTGTTGCTGGAAGATGAACTTCTGAAAATAGAGCAGTATATAATGGTACAAAATTTGCAGTTCATGCAATTTCTGAACAAACAAGAAAAGAGCTTGCTCCATTTAATGTTAGAGTTTTAACTGTTGCTCCAGCATTAGTGGATACAAATTTAATTAATACTACAGAAAATTCTGAAATTATTGAAAATTATTATGATTTTAAAAATAAACTTGAGGGTGGGTTAACTGCTGAACAAGTCGCAAATATTATAATTTACATGTATAATTTGCCTCAATCAGTATCTTTAAAAGAAGTAGTTTTGAGTTCAACCCAACAAGAAATATAAAAAACTAGTTATTTATAAATAACTAGTTTTTTAGTCCTATTTTTTTAACTTCTTTTTCTTTTAAAGAAATAGCTTGTAATTTTCTATTTGCTTCTTCAATTGTTTTTTGAGTTAATTCATATTCAATTCTTCTTTTTTCAGCGTCTTTAATTTCTTTTCAAAGTTCCATTTTCATAGTATCAGACATTAATAATACCATTAACATTGCAATATTAAATAAATCATCAATATTTTTTTCAACAAATTTCTTATCTTTTGGTGTAAGTTTATCTGATTTTAATTCCATTAAAATTTTTACATTTTTAAAATATTCTTCTGCAAATTCTTTACCAAATTTTTGAAATAATAATGCTTCACCTTCACGTAAAAACAATGCAATATTTTTAAATAAAGTTAATTTATGTTCTATTTCATGTTTTGCAGATGACCTAAATTGACCAATTATATTATTCAGTCTATCATCATGATATTGATCAATTAGTTCTTCTGTTACAATTCTTGAGGTTGTACTTACCAGTTTTAGAACTGGTTTTTTAGTTGCTGTTTCAGTTTCAATAAATTTATAATTCATTGCGCAAATATATTTTTTTATACGTAAAGGTAAAATGTACATATCATATGCAATATATTCAGAATATCTTCATTTTCTACTAACAATTTGTGTAATTATGTTATAAACCATTTCTAATACAGTTAAATTTAATGATCTTTCATTTAACTTAAATTCTAAATTATTTAATCTTAACAATTGAAAATATTCATATCCATAATATTCCATTGCAATCATATTAAAGTATGTTTGAATAGTTGAATTATTCATAATTGCAGAGTATGAAAATTGTATATCTGGAACTAAGGCATCCATAATATTTTCAAATTGTGGTCTATAATCTAAGATTGATTGAAATTGTTTTTTTTCGGCCATTGTATTTCCCCCAAAATCATATTTATATTTTATCATATTTTTAAATAATTATTTGCTAAGTAGTATAATAATAATAATTTAGGAGAAAACTGTGAAAATAAAAATTGTATGTTTTAATAAAATTAGTAAAGAATTTAAGGATGCATATAATATGTATTTAGAAAAATTATCAAAACATTCTAAAATTGATGTTATTCAAATTCAAGAAGTTGATTTTGGAGATATTAAATCAAATAGAGTAAGAAATGAACAAAATATTTTGGAAAAATTAAATATTTTAAATGGTTTTGAAATATTTTTACTTGATATTAATGCTCGTCAATATAGTTCTGAAGACATTGTTTCAATTTTGAAAAGAAATCAAAATTATAATTCTGCAAAATTATGTTTTATAATTGGACCAAGTGACGGTTTTAGTTCTGAATTTAGAATTAAATGGCAAAATAAATTAAGTTTTGGTCCATTAACTCTTCCTTATAATCTTGTAAGAATTATTTTATTGGAACAATTATATAGGGGATTTAAAATATCAAAAAATCAAAAATATCACAAATAGTGTTTAATTATATTAAAATAATATTGCACTACTTAAGGAGGAACTATGTTCAACGAAAAATCTAGTTTTAATTG
This genomic window from Spiroplasma taiwanense CT-1 contains:
- the ffh gene encoding signal recognition particle protein, which produces MGFGDFLSNRMKKSIEKNLKKTTLNEENIKEVLREIRLALLEADVNIEVVKKFIKNIETKALGKFIEQGVRADQQMVKLVHEELVEILGKTNKPLEINKKHSIIMMVGLQGAGKTTTVGKLSNLISKKHKKKTLMVGLDIYRPGAIDQLLELGEKNNLDVFEKGKQDPVKTAKQAIDFASENGYEVIILDTAGRLQIDKELMKELNNIRKICSPQEIILTVDGMTGQDIINVSQEFNKLLKLSGVIVTKLDGDARGGATLSITDITNLPIKFIGEGEGINALAEFHPKRMADRILGMGDVETLFEKAADVVDQRTMEKTMKRMFAGQFDLEDLRNQLEQVAKMGNLGGIMKMMPGMNGKISEQQINQAQDRLRVATILMSSMTIKERRDPRLLKAITRKQRIIKGSGRTEKEYNELINQFDKGKKQVLEMAKTLKSGRMPNLGGFGKF
- a CDS encoding SDR family oxidoreductase encodes the protein MKKLVVITGASSGIGMQLAKKFAKEGHPILLLARRKEKLLELEISNAICESVDVKNFNDFKNAIDRAEKKYGDVDLLINNAGIMPLDKIYSLAIETQHEMVDINVKGVLNGINIVIKKMKEKKTGTIINVSSVAGRWTSENRAVYNGTKFAVHAISEQTRKELAPFNVRVLTVAPALVDTNLINTTENSEIIENYYDFKNKLEGGLTAEQVANIIIYMYNLPQSVSLKEVVLSSTQQEI
- a CDS encoding 23S rRNA (pseudouridine(1915)-N(3))-methyltransferase RlmH yields the protein MKIKIVCFNKISKEFKDAYNMYLEKLSKHSKIDVIQIQEVDFGDIKSNRVRNEQNILEKLNILNGFEIFLLDINARQYSSEDIVSILKRNQNYNSAKLCFIIGPSDGFSSEFRIKWQNKLSFGPLTLPYNLVRIILLEQLYRGFKISKNQKYHK